TCGCACCTCCGTTGATCGTTGGCGGTGCAGCCGGGCTCAGCGCGCAAGAAATTGGCTTCTTGATCGCGAGCTGCCTGTTTGTCGGCGGACTCGCAACCATTCTGCAGACCGTCGGCATCCCGTTTTTCGGATCCCAGTTGCCGTTGGTACAGGGCACGTCTTTCGCAGCAGTAGCCACCATGGTCGCGATCATTGATAGTGGCGGAGGCATCCAAGGCGTGTTTGGCGCCGTGCTTGCGGCTTCCACTATCGGCTTCCTTGTTGCCCCGTTCTTTGCCCGAATCGTTCGGTTCTTCCCTCCGGTTGTGACCGGAGTGGTGATTACCATGATTGGCATCTCACTGATTCCTGTCGCCGCAAATTGGGCAATGGGGGGCAACTCAACCGCTGACAGCTACGGAAGCATGGGCAACATTGGGCTTGCCGGTGCGACACTCTTGATTGCACTTCTGCTCTCCAAGCTTGGAAATGCTGCGATTGCCCGGTTAGCCATCTTGCTCGCGCTGTTGCTGGGCACCGGCCTGGCGTGGCTGCTCGGCATGGCTGATTTTTCGACGGTCGGCGAGGGCGCATTTTTTGCCTTCCCGCAGCCGTTCGCCTTTGGCTGGCCAGTCTTTGAGGTGGGAGCTATCATCTCGATGACGGTCGTCGTCTTGGTGATTCTGACGGAGACTACCGCCGACATTCTTGCTCTCGGTCAGATCGTGGGAACGAAGGTCGACAAGCGCCGCATCGCCGACGGGCTCCGGGCAGATATGGCATCTAGCATCCTGGCCCCAATCTTGAATACCTTCACCCAGAGCGCGTTTGCCCAGAATGTCGGTCTGGTGGCGATCACCGGCGTCAAGAGCCGTTTCGTCGTTGCCGCCGGCGGCGGGATCCTGGTCGCTCTTGGCCTTTTGCCAGTGCTGGGCCGAGTGGTCGCCACCGTTCCCACTGCTGTTCTGGGCGGCGCAGGAATCGTCCTCTTCGGCACGGTCGCGGCCTCAGGTATTCGCACCCTCAGCAAGGTCAGTTATGAGGGGAACTTTAACCTCATCATCGTCTCGACCTCAATCGCATTTGGCTGCCTGCCCATCGTGAAATCAGATTTTTACGATGCCTTCCCAACTTGGTTCGGAACCATCTTCCACTCCGGAATTAGTTCGGCTGCGATCATGGCGGTCTTGCTCAACCTGCTGTTCAACGAGTTGAAAATCGGCAAGAAGAACCACCACACGCCTGCAGCTGTCGGCGCTGCTCCACGAAGCGGCGCAGACGCTCCCGTTACACATCAGCCCATCACGCCTCCCCCTCCAGGACCTGGCATGCCGGAATAGTCCGCAGAAGCCAAGCTCGTCGACGTCCGCGTGGCGCTGGCGACTGCTGGGAGCGGTCGCTACCGCTTCGTGCGGCATCGTGATGATTCTCACAACGTTCACCATCACCCATTGGATTGCTGCGTCTGAGATCTAGCATCGGGTACGCAGATGTTCGGACGAACAATCTGGGCACCGGCGGAAGGTAATCAGCCAGTATCGTCAGCGTTATGTGCACACGAGTCTTCTGGAACGACAACCCGATCGCGAAGGTTGCTTCGCGCTGCATGGATTGGGAGGTGAGCGACGAGCCAGAGCTCTGGTTCTATCCGCGCGGCCTCGAGCGATCGGGCGGCACACAACCAGATGCCGCCACCTGGATATCGTTGCATTCGAGCGTCGGGCTCAGCATGTGGAACGTCGGAACCTCCGATGGCATGAACGAGAAAGGCCTCGCGGCGCACGCGCTCTTTCTCGATGACATTCACCCGCCCACCGACACGGGTGCGGCCACCATCACTATCGCAATGTGGGCGCAATACGTTCTTGACCGCTTTGCCAGCGTCGCTGAAGTGCTCGAGCACCTCGGCGAGGTGCAGCTCATTGCCCCGCCAATCAGGGGACAGTACATCGGCGCACACCTCGCCCTCGAAGACCCTTCGGGAGACTCGGCGATCATAGAGCCGATCAACGGCGAATTGGTCGTGCATCACGGTGCAGAGTTCTCTGTCATGGCGAACTCCCCCAACTACGACGAGCAACTCGCGAATCTCACTCGCTATGCACCGTTCGGCGGCGATCTAACGCCTCCCGGCGACATCACCTCACTCGATCGTTTCGTGCGCGCCAGCTACTTTCGGCACTATCTCCCCGAACCCGCAAACCTGACCGAGGTGGTCGCAGGAGTGTTCCGCGTCTCGCAAAACGTGGCAGTTCCGCCGGGTGCCCCCTACCGCGACGGAGGTGTCTACCCCACGTGGTGGCATTCCGCGAGCGACGTGACCAACCAGATCTACTACTTCTGGTCAACCCTCAGCCCCTCGGTGATTTGGGTAGATCTCGCCCAGCTCGCTGACGGCGCCGAAGTGCTCGCGCTCAATCCGCGTCAAAACGCCTTGATCGGTGATGTGACCGCGCAACTCGCGGCTGCTGAACTCGCGTACTAAACGCTCTCGGTGCGACGAGGTCTGGGGAGTGCGCAGTCCACTCGAAGGCCTTCGCAGCCCTCGTGCAGGACAGCTCGTGCAGGTATCGTGCCCCACATGAATAGTCGACCTGAACCTTCTGACCGTGTTCGGCAAATCATCGTCTTCGTGCTCGCTCTTCTGGCGGTCGCTGCCGCGGGGCTCGGTTCGGGCGCCTTCGGGGGAACGCCTGTGCAAGACGCAGCGGGCGGTGCGCTGGCCGCCGACGCGACCTTGATTGCTCCGGGAACTCCCGCGTTCAGCATCTGGTCGGTCATTTATCTGGGATTGCTGGCGTACGCCGTTTGGCAGCTGGCTCCCGCTCAGGCGGCACGGTTGGTCCAGCGTCGGATTGGCTATCTCATCGCTGCCTCCATGCTGCTCAATGCCGCTTGGCTGGGTGCCATCCAAATCGGACAACTCTGGCTGTCGGTGGCGATCATTGTCGTCCTCCTGTTGGTGCTCGCCCGCACCCTGAGCCTGCTGCTGCGCACGCCGAGAGGAGTAACCACCCGTACCGGGGCCATTGTCGAGTCCGTGGTGCTTGATGGAACGGTGGGGCTCTATCTCGGGTGGGCCACGATCGCCTCCGCAGCGAACGTTGCTGCCTGGGCTACAGCGGCCGAATTCAGCGATTTCGGTATTGAGCCCACCGTCTGGGCCGTGGCCGCTCTGGCGATTGCCGCCTGCATTGGCGTTGCCACGGCGATCTTCAGTCGCGGGCGCCTCACCCCAGCGATCGCGCTGAGCTGGGGGCTGTGCTGGGTTGCGATCGCCAGGCTCACCGACGAACCCGCGTCACTACCGGTCGGAATCGCGGCGTGTGCCGCGGCAGGAATCGTCATCGTCGCCGCAATCGCGACACGCCTGATCACTCACCACCGTTCAGGCGACCAGAGCGTTGCGTGATCCAGACCAACCCGGCAGACAGGTTCTCGGAAACCGCGAAAATTCTCTGCATGAATTTTCCATCCGATACCCCGCTCGCTCCGAACATAGAGAAGACTGCGACGCAACGAAGGAAAGCCCCGGACAATGTCGCTAGTTTGGCATACTAGTAGCTAACGTCGCCAAATATCCCTGCACCTCCCACCAGACGCCGTTCGTGACCACGGTTCACCAATCATCGGAGCACTCATCGTGAGGAACATGACCCCGACACACGCCAGCGGAAGCTCAGATCAACGTTCTGCGGCAGAGCCTCTGGTCGACATCAGCGGCGTCCGGAATGTCACTGAGCTTCTCGCGGCTCGCTTCGCTACCGCACCCGATCACATCGCCTTCGAAACGCGAGTTCCCGGGGCGGCCCTCAACGAACCGTGGCGGCAGATCAGCACGCGGGAGTTCATGGCGGAGGTTGCTGGGTCAGCAAAGGGACTGATGGCCAGCGGAGTGAACGCTGGCGACACGATCCTCATCATGTCCCCCACGCAATACCGCTGGACCGTCGCCGACTTCGCGGCCCTGTTCGCCGGAGCGGTCGTCGTTCCCGTATATGACACGGCTTCTGATGCGCAGTTGCAAGCGATCCTGGCCGACGCCCGCCCCACCGCCGCATTTGCCGGCGACACGAGTCTCGCGCGCCGCATCTCGCGAGCCGCGGCAGGCGCCGTCGAGGCTCCCCCGAGCGTCTGGGTGCTCGAAGTGAGTGATCCAGAAGATGACGGGCCCGCCTTCTACTCGCTCGACGACCTGATCCATCTCGGCGAAGCGGTCAGCGATGCCCGTCTCGAGGAACGCCGGCTCACAGCCCAGCTGGACGACATCGCGACCATCGTTTACACCTCAGGCACCACCGGCTCACCCAAGGGCGCGCTCATCACCCACCGCAACCTCGTCGGGCAGGTGCTGAACACGGCAGCCGCCTACCGCGAGGTGGTCAAGGAGACCGGCAACACGATCCTGTTTCTTCCACTCACGCACGTGCTGGGTCGCGCATTGCAGCTGATCTGCGTCGCGAATGGCATGCGCGTCGCGCACCTGTCGAACCCGAAGCAAGTCGTGCAGGCGCTCGCGATCCTGAAACCGACGTTTCTCGTGGTGGTGCCGCGGGTGCTCGAGAAGATTCAGGCGGCGGCCGCGGCCTCGGCCCGCGAGAAGAAGGTCGAGCCCATCTGGTCGGTCGCGTCGACGGTCGCGCAGAAGTGGGGTCGGTATCTCGAAACCCGCGACCAGGATCCCTCAGCCCGCGCTCCCCTCGGCCTGCGCTTGCAGCGCGCGTTCTTCGACCGCCTGTTCTATCGTCGCCTGCGCGCGGTGATGGGCAACCGGATCGAGTACTTGCTCTCTGGGGCGGCGACCCTGCAACCCGATCTTGCACGATTCTTCCGGGGCATTGGCGTGCCTATCATCGAGGGCTACGGGCTGACCGAGACCACGGCGCCGCTCACCGGCGGCCGCCCCGGTTCGCTCGTCGCGGGCAGCGTCGGCCGGCCGCTCCCCGGAAACGCGGTACGAATCGCCGCCAACGGAGAAGTCCTGGCCCAAGGGGTCGGCGTCTTTGCGGGGTACCGCGACGAGGCGCAAAACGCGCAGGTCTTTGTCGACGGGTACTTTCGGACGGGCGACCTCGGAACGCTGAGCGCCGACGGGTCGCTAACGCTCAACGGACGGCTGAAGCACGTCATCGTGACCTCCACTGGTCGCACCGTCTCTCCCGAGCCCTGGGAACAGTCAGTCGAGTCGCACCCGCTCGTCGCGCACGCCGCGCTGGTGGGCACCGACCGGCCCTATCTCACTGCGGCGCTCGTCATCGATCCCGAGGCGGTCACCGAGTGGTTTCGCACGCTTGGTGAATCGCTGCCAGCAGAGGTCGAAGCTCCCGGCGTGACTGTCTGCACCGACGGACGCCTCGAAGTGGCGCTCTCGGGCGCGGTGGATCGCGCCAATGCCACCGTGTCACCTGCGGAGCGCGTGCAGTATTGGCGCGTCATCGTCGTCGGCAGCGACCGCTGGGACGACTTCGTCACGCCCACCATGAAGCTCAAGCGCCAGGCGCTCATCGACGAGCTGCAGCCGATCCTCGACGAGCTTTACCGCTAGGCCTCGCGCCTCGCCCCTCCCACCTCTACGCCACCCCACACTCGACAAGGAACCGTCATGCAACGTACTCGCCCATCCTCAGTGATCCTGATCGCGGTTGCCGTCGTCATCGGGTGCGCCCTGGCGCTCGCGGGAAGCCAGCATGGCTGGACCATCGGCGTCATGCCCGGGTTTGCGATCGCGGTGGCGGTGGCGTTCGTGGTGCAGTGCGTCGCGTTCATCCCGGCCGCCATCGCACAGACCGATCGCTACTTCGACGCGACCGGCAGCGTGACCTACATCAGCGTCACCGCGATGTTGCTGTTGCTTGCTCCGGCACTGGACACACGAAGCCTGATCCTCGGCGCCCTCGTCATCATTTGGGCGGTCCGGCTCGGCAGCTTCCTCCTCGCCCGCAACCTGCGCAGCGGCGGGGACGACCGCTTTGACGAGATCAAGCGTTCGAAGCTCCGCTTCCTGTCGGTCTGGACCGTGCAGGGGCTCTGGGTCAGCCTGACCGCAGCGGCGGCGTGGATCACGATTGCCTCGGCGAACACCGTGCCCCTGGGCTGGACCACCTGGCTCGGTCTCGCGATCTGGGTGCTCGGGTTCGGCATGGAGGTCATCGCGGATCTGCAGAAGAGTCAGTTCAAGGCGAACGGAAACAACGCCGGGAAGTTCATTCAGTCGGGCCTGTGGTCGGTCGTGCGCCACCCGAACTACCTCGGCGAGATCCTGCTCTGGGTGGGTGTCTTCATCATCGCGGCGCCGGCGCTGCAGGGCTGGCAGTGGATCGCGATCTTGTCCCCGGCCTTCGTGGTGCTGCTGCTGACCCGCGTGTCTGGCATCCCGCTGCTCGAGGCGAAGGCGCAGCGCAAGTGGGGCGACGACCCCGAGTACCTTGCGTACCGCGCCCGCACCCCCGCGTTGATCCCGGGAATGCGGGGGAAGACAACCTAAGCGAATGGAAGCTACTGCCCCGAAGCGGGCCGCACGCAAGGCGGAATCAAGTTCCGTCTTGCGTGCTTTGGCGCGTGGCGGCTTTGCCGCAAAC
This genomic stretch from Leucobacter sp. CX169 harbors:
- a CDS encoding tryptophan-rich sensory protein, which encodes MNSRPEPSDRVRQIIVFVLALLAVAAAGLGSGAFGGTPVQDAAGGALAADATLIAPGTPAFSIWSVIYLGLLAYAVWQLAPAQAARLVQRRIGYLIAASMLLNAAWLGAIQIGQLWLSVAIIVVLLLVLARTLSLLLRTPRGVTTRTGAIVESVVLDGTVGLYLGWATIASAANVAAWATAAEFSDFGIEPTVWAVAALAIAACIGVATAIFSRGRLTPAIALSWGLCWVAIARLTDEPASLPVGIAACAAAGIVIVAAIATRLITHHRSGDQSVA
- a CDS encoding DUF1295 domain-containing protein — translated: MQRTRPSSVILIAVAVVIGCALALAGSQHGWTIGVMPGFAIAVAVAFVVQCVAFIPAAIAQTDRYFDATGSVTYISVTAMLLLLAPALDTRSLILGALVIIWAVRLGSFLLARNLRSGGDDRFDEIKRSKLRFLSVWTVQGLWVSLTAAAAWITIASANTVPLGWTTWLGLAIWVLGFGMEVIADLQKSQFKANGNNAGKFIQSGLWSVVRHPNYLGEILLWVGVFIIAAPALQGWQWIAILSPAFVVLLLTRVSGIPLLEAKAQRKWGDDPEYLAYRARTPALIPGMRGKTT
- a CDS encoding linear amide C-N hydrolase → MCTRVFWNDNPIAKVASRCMDWEVSDEPELWFYPRGLERSGGTQPDAATWISLHSSVGLSMWNVGTSDGMNEKGLAAHALFLDDIHPPTDTGAATITIAMWAQYVLDRFASVAEVLEHLGEVQLIAPPIRGQYIGAHLALEDPSGDSAIIEPINGELVVHHGAEFSVMANSPNYDEQLANLTRYAPFGGDLTPPGDITSLDRFVRASYFRHYLPEPANLTEVVAGVFRVSQNVAVPPGAPYRDGGVYPTWWHSASDVTNQIYYFWSTLSPSVIWVDLAQLADGAEVLALNPRQNALIGDVTAQLAAAELAY
- a CDS encoding nucleobase:cation symporter-2 family protein is translated as MNFAQRNTATRRPEDERLPAGRTLAYGMQHVLAMYGGIIAPPLIVGGAAGLSAQEIGFLIASCLFVGGLATILQTVGIPFFGSQLPLVQGTSFAAVATMVAIIDSGGGIQGVFGAVLAASTIGFLVAPFFARIVRFFPPVVTGVVITMIGISLIPVAANWAMGGNSTADSYGSMGNIGLAGATLLIALLLSKLGNAAIARLAILLALLLGTGLAWLLGMADFSTVGEGAFFAFPQPFAFGWPVFEVGAIISMTVVVLVILTETTADILALGQIVGTKVDKRRIADGLRADMASSILAPILNTFTQSAFAQNVGLVAITGVKSRFVVAAGGGILVALGLLPVLGRVVATVPTAVLGGAGIVLFGTVAASGIRTLSKVSYEGNFNLIIVSTSIAFGCLPIVKSDFYDAFPTWFGTIFHSGISSAAIMAVLLNLLFNELKIGKKNHHTPAAVGAAPRSGADAPVTHQPITPPPPGPGMPE
- a CDS encoding long-chain fatty acid--CoA ligase — protein: MTPTHASGSSDQRSAAEPLVDISGVRNVTELLAARFATAPDHIAFETRVPGAALNEPWRQISTREFMAEVAGSAKGLMASGVNAGDTILIMSPTQYRWTVADFAALFAGAVVVPVYDTASDAQLQAILADARPTAAFAGDTSLARRISRAAAGAVEAPPSVWVLEVSDPEDDGPAFYSLDDLIHLGEAVSDARLEERRLTAQLDDIATIVYTSGTTGSPKGALITHRNLVGQVLNTAAAYREVVKETGNTILFLPLTHVLGRALQLICVANGMRVAHLSNPKQVVQALAILKPTFLVVVPRVLEKIQAAAAASAREKKVEPIWSVASTVAQKWGRYLETRDQDPSARAPLGLRLQRAFFDRLFYRRLRAVMGNRIEYLLSGAATLQPDLARFFRGIGVPIIEGYGLTETTAPLTGGRPGSLVAGSVGRPLPGNAVRIAANGEVLAQGVGVFAGYRDEAQNAQVFVDGYFRTGDLGTLSADGSLTLNGRLKHVIVTSTGRTVSPEPWEQSVESHPLVAHAALVGTDRPYLTAALVIDPEAVTEWFRTLGESLPAEVEAPGVTVCTDGRLEVALSGAVDRANATVSPAERVQYWRVIVVGSDRWDDFVTPTMKLKRQALIDELQPILDELYR